In Macadamia integrifolia cultivar HAES 741 chromosome 12, SCU_Mint_v3, whole genome shotgun sequence, the following are encoded in one genomic region:
- the LOC122057147 gene encoding cyclic dof factor 3-like — protein sequence MLQVTDQGIKLFGKTIPLLENQIPQEAEVKSDPEFVESEEMVSMSACTKKKKAEDDGAPTESRNQDKSSIMDDVKEGNHQAPIKEEKNHDESQAETDMAVQEKVLKKPDKILPCPRCNSMETKFCYYNNYNVNQPRHFCKKCQRYWTAGGTMRNVPVGAGRRKNKPSTLQYRHMMMSSDGMPSTSIDDPDSANHQVVSCEGPPTLSKPLKENGTVLKFAPDVLHLGEQKRKIEMDMMACKENGEEPSCNSSMTVSTCDDIEKHENVAQVGTTECCSGPTPTHPLPTPTHPLQCHPDTPWAYPWNHGWNDVAAIAASRCSSGLVYGQDSSNPSLIPMQWVSPPMMSGPTFCAPSIPFPFVPSSYWGCMLNWPPSAWNVSWLGSNGSLSPSSSPSNNNYSENNSPTLGKHSRDGSVHGEEKPEKCLWIPKTLRIDDLDEAAKSSIWATLGINPNQNEPRTKGGIFKAFQPKMENQVAPDRAQMLQVNPAAFSRSQTFQESM from the exons ATGCTTCAGGTCACAGATCAGGGTATTAAGCTTTTTGGGAAGACTATCCCGTTGCTGGAGAATCAGATTCCACAGGAAGCAGAGGTGAAATCCGATCCAGAATTTGTGGAATCTGAGGAGATGGTGTCCATG AGTGcatgcaccaaaaaaaaaaaggcagaggACGATGGTGCTCCTACAGAGTCCAGGAACCAAGATAAATCTTCCATCATGGATGATGTTAAGGAAGGCAACCACCAAGCTCCCatcaaagaagagaagaatcatgATGAAAGCCAGGCTGAAACTGATATGGCAGTCCAAGAGAAAGTTCTTAAGAAGCCCGACAAGATTCTTCCATGTCCTCGATGTAACAGCATGGAAACAAAGTTCTGCTACTACAATAATTACAATGTTAATCAACCCAGACACTTCTGCAAGAAATGTCAGAGATATTGGACTGCTGGTGGAACCATGAGAAATGTTCCTGTTGGTGCTGGAAGGCGCAAAAATAAGCCCTCAACCTTACAGTATCGTCATATGATGATGTCTTCTGATGGAATGCCAAGCACCAGCATCGACGATCCTGATTCGGCAAATCACCAAGTTGTTTCCTGTGAAGGGCCACCCACACTTTCAAAACCTTTGAAGGAAAATGGAACAGTGCTAAAATTTGCTCCTGATGTACTTCATCTCGGagaacagaaaaggaaaattgaaatGGATATGATGGCTTGCAAAGAAAATGGAGAGGAGCCCTCATGTAATTCTTCAATGACAGTCTCAACTTGCgatgatattgaaaaacatgaaaatgtGGCACAGGTTGGTACAACAGAATGTTGTAGTGGGCCTACTCCTACACATCCTCTGCCTACTCCTACACATCCTCTGCAATGTCATCCAGATACACCTTGGGCTTACCCATGGAATCATGGTTGGAATGATGTAGCTGCAATTGCAGCAAGCCGGTGCTCCTCTGGGTTAGTTTATGGACAGGATAGCAGTAACCCTAGTCTGATTCCGATGCAATGGGTCTCACCACCTATGATGTCAGGTCCCACTTTTTGTGCACCAAGTATTCCCTTCCCATTTGTGCCTTCTTCCTATTGGGGTTGCATGCTTAACTGGCCTCCAAGTGCATGGAATGTTTCATGGCTTGGATCTAATGGTAGCCTCTCACCATCATCCTCTCCTAGCAACAACAACTATTCTGAGAATAACTCTCCAACATTAGGGAAGCATTCTAGAGATGGAAGCGTACATGGAGAAGAGAAACCGGAGAAGTGTCTTTGGATTCCTAAGACGCTGAGAATTGATGATCTTGATGAGGCGGCAAAGAGTTCTATTTGGGCTACTCTGGGTATTAATCCAAATCAGAATGAACCAAGAACAAAAGGAGGCATTTTCAAAGCTTTTCAACCCAAAATGGAAAACCAAGTTGCACCAGATAGAGCGCAGATGTTACAAGTAAACCCTGCAGCTTTTTCTCGCTCTCAGACATTTCAAGAGAGCATGTAA